In one window of Ovis aries strain OAR_USU_Benz2616 breed Rambouillet chromosome 5, ARS-UI_Ramb_v3.0, whole genome shotgun sequence DNA:
- the MRI1 gene encoding methylthioribose-1-phosphate isomerase has product MTLEAIRYSRGSLQILDQLLLPQQSRYEAVGSVRQAWEAIRAMKVRGAPAIALVGCLSLAVELQAGAGGPGLAALVAFVRDALSFLVTARPTAVNMARAARDLADLAAQEAEREGATEEAVRERVICWAEDMLEKDLRDNRSIGDLGAHHLLKRAAPQGGKVTVLTHCNTGALATAGYGTALGVIRSLHNLGRLEHAFCTETRPYNQGARLTAFELVYEQIPATLITDSMAAAAMAHRGVSAVVVGADRVVANGDTANKVGTYQLAITAKHHGIPFYVAAPSSSCDLRLETGQEIVIEERPGQELTDINGVRIAAPGIGVWNPAFDVTPHDLITGGIITELGVFAPKELQAALSATIA; this is encoded by the exons ATGACTTTGGAGGCGATCCGCTACTCGCGGGGCTCACTACAGATTCTCGACCAGCTGCTGCTGCCCCAGCAGAGCCGCTATGAAGCGGTGGGCTCGGTGCGCCAGGCCTGGGAAGCCATCCGTGCTATGAAG GTGCGCGGCGCCCCAGCCATTGCCCTCGTGGGCTGCCTCAGCCTCGCCGTGGAGCTGCAGGCGGGCGCCGGGGGACCTGGCCTTGCCGCACTCGTGGCCTTCGTCCGGGACGCGCTGAGCTTCCTTGTCACCGCCCGGCCCACCGCCGTCAACATGGCCCGCGCCGCGCGGGACCTGGCCGACCTCGCGGCCCAGGAGGCGGAGCGGGAGGGCGCAACGGAGGAGGCGGTGCGAGAGAG AGTGATCTGCTGGGCCGAGGACATGCTGGAAAAAGACCTCCGGGACAATCGGAGCATCGGGGACCTGGGAGCCCACCACCTCCTAAAGCGGGCAGCACCCCAGGGTGGCAAGGTGACCGTGCTGACCCACTGCAACACTGGTGCGCTAGCCACTGCTGGCTATGGCACAGCCCTAG GTGTGATCCGCTCGCTGCATAACCTGGGCCGTCTCGAGCACGCCTTCTGCACGGAGACCCGGCCGTACAACCAGGGAGCCCGGCTGACAGCCTTTGAGCTGGTCTACGAGCAGATCCCCGCCACCCTCATCACTGACAGCATGGCGGCAGCCGCCATGGCCCACCGAGGCGTGTCAG CTGTTGTCGTGGGAGCCGACCGTGTGGTTGCCAATGGCGACACAGCCAACAAAGTGGGCACCTACCAGCTAGCCATCACGGCCAAGCACCACGGCATCCCCTTCTATGTGGCTGCCCCCAGCTCCTCGTGTGACCTCCGCCTAGAGACAGGCCAGGAGATCGTCATTGAGGAGCGTCCCGGCCAGGAGCTGACCGACATCAATGGGGTCAGGATAGCGGCACCAG GAATTGGAGTTTGGAATCCTGCCTTTGATGTCACCCCCCACGACCTCATCACTGGCGGCATCATCACAGAGCTGGGCGTCTTTGCCCCCAAGGAGCTCCAGGCAGCCCTTAGTGCCACCATCGCCTGA
- the YJU2B gene encoding probable splicing factor YJU2B, with amino-acid sequence MGERKGVNKYYPPDFNPEKHGSLNRYHNSHPLRERARKLSQGILIIRFEMPYNIWCDGCKNHIGMGVRYNAEKKKVGNYYTTPIYRFRMKCHLCVNYIEMQTDPANCDYVIVSGAQRKEERWDMEDNEQVLTTEHEKKQKLEMDAMFRLEHGEADRSTLKKALPTLSHIQEAQSAWKDDFALNSMLRKRFREKKKAMQEEEERDEALQAKASLAIPLVPETEDDRRLAALLKFHTLDSYEDKQKLKRTEIISRSWFPPTPGASTSSSSSKASSVLKKLAQNRRATPTSSPVTMGHLGIVRRRSREVPESPQHPAETFKSGEPQMPEGANQNRLASPRDCSLETAETPKNSRPLRQEESCQDRPQPPPDTSPEAANPQDTPQPCSLSSSLVADYSGSESE; translated from the exons ATG GGTGAAAGGAAAGGCGTAAACAAGTACTACCCTCCGGATTTCAACCCTGAGAAG CATGGCTCGCTCAACAGATACCACAACAGCCACCCGCTTCGGGAGCGGGCTCGGAAGCTGTCCCAGGGCATCCTCATCATCAG GTTTGAGATGCCCTATAACATCTGGTGCGACGGCTGCAAGAACCACATCGGCATGG gtGTTCGTTACAATGCAGAGAAGAAGAAGGTTGGCAATTACTACACAACCCCAATCTACAG GTTCAGGATGAAATGCCACCTCTGTGTCAACTACATCGAGATGCAGACGGACCCCGCCAACTGTGACTACGTGATTGTGAGCGGCGCCCAGCGCAAGGAGGAGCGCTGGGACATGGAAGACAACGAACAGGTGCTGACCACAG AGCAcgagaagaagcagaagctggagatGGACGCCATGTTCCGCCTGGAGCATGGAGAGGCTGACCGGAGCACGCTCAAGAAGGCCCTCCCCACCCTGAGCCACATCCAGGAGGCCCAGAGCGCCTGGAAGGACGACTTTGCCCTCAACAGCATGCTTCGGAAAAGGTTCCGG gaaaagaagaaagccatgcaggaggaggaggagagggacgaGGCACTGCAGGCCAAGGCCAGCCTGGCCATCCCGCTGGTGCCGGAGACAGAGGATGACCGCAGACTGGCCGCCCTGCTGAAGTTCCACACCCTGGACT CGTACGAGGACAAGCAGAAGCTCAAGCGGACAGAGATCATCAGCCGCTCCTGGTTCCCCCCGACCCCGGGagccagcaccagcagcagcagcagcaaagctagCAGTGTCCTGAAGAAACTGGCCCAGAACCGCAGAGCCACTCCCACCAGCTCCCCCGTCACCATGGGGCACCTGGGCATCGTGCGGCGGCGGTCCCGGGAGGTCCCAGAGAGCCCTCAGCACCCGGCTGAAACCTTCAAGTCTGGGGAGCCACAGATGCCAGAGGGGGCCAACCAGAACAGGCTTGCATCCCCCCGAGACTGCTCTCTGGAGACAGCTGAGACCCCCAAGAACAGCAGgccactgaggcaggaggagagctgTCAGGACAGACCCCAGCCCCCGCCAGACACCTCCCCTGAGGCAGCCAACCCTCAGGACACACCACAGCCCTGCAGCCTCAGCTCCTCCCTCGTGGCTGACTACTCCGGTTCCGAGAGTGAGTGA